From Halorubrum sp. PV6:
GTTCGCCTGCCCGCTGGAGGGCTTCGTGCCACGCCGCGAACAGGTGTGCCGCGGCGTGTTTGGGCTCGTCCCGCAGGTGGATGTGACTCCGGTAGGTCCGAATGAGGTGGCTTGCGAGTGGCCGTCGAACTGGGCCGAAGAGCCCACGCCGCGCGTTCGCCTGCAGTTCGTCGATTGTGTCCTGTGCCTGTCGCTTCCGCTCGTGCAGACGCTCGCGATGGGCCCCTTTTTGTTCTCTGATGAGGTTCCCGCGGATGATACCGATCGGAGTGGCGGGGTCGTCGCGCCACCGGGGGCGACTCGGGTCGAACTCGCCCGCCGCGCGGTGACCGAAGTCGTCGAGAAACGCTTCGAATCCTTCGACGAACGGTCCACTTCCCTCGATTTCGCGTATCTTCTCGTACGGCTGTTCGTCGAGTATTGCTTGCTCGACTGCCGGGGTCTCTCGTGCGAGATCCGCCAGGTCACCGAGTGCAAGCGTCATGCGTGTGCCCACTTCCTGTTCTGCCCCTCTCGCGGCCGCGTCGACGAGCGCGGCATCCACGCCGGGGACAACCCGTTCGAGCAGTCCGCCAGCGACCGGCCCGACGATAACCCGCACCGACTTCGGCGTCATCTCGAAGAGGAACTCGGCCGGGAAGCCCGCGAACGCGTTCTCGACTAATTCGTTCGGGCCTTCGGCGTCGAGGACCTGTGCTTCCTGTGTCTTCGCCCACGCATTGAACTCGGCCACGTACTCTTCAGTGCCAGCTGCACCGCGGAAGAACGGGAGCACACCCTCTCGGACCATCCCTGGAGTCATCCCCACGACAAGTGGGAGCGCGCCGGCGAGCTTGCGGAGGACTGTTGGCAGGCTCGAAACGGAGAACTCGCCGCCGAACTCCTCGCGTCGCTCGTCGAGGAGCCGGACAGTTCCCTCGGCGGCTGACTCGCTTATCACGCTGATGGACTCGACGATGCCGTCGCGTGCCACGCCGAACCCGAGGAATGGTGTGATGTCCATGTATATCCGTCCCTCAGTTCTGGTGATCCACGCGCGGTCACCGCCGGTGTAGTCGTTCAACATTCCGCCGTAGACCGTCTCCCAGATGTCGAGCGCGAGCGGTGGCATCGGATCGGTCATCGCCTGTGCGTGACCCATACTCAGGTAGACGTGTAACCGGTCGTCGTCGGGACGCGGTTCCGGGAGTGAGACCAAGGAGGTGATGGGCCGGGACTGCAGGATCACGAACTCACCATCCGCGAGTGCCCACTCGATGTCCTGTGGCTCGCCGAACAGCTTCTCGATTCGAGTGCCGAGGTCGACCAGTGTGCGAAGCTGTGCATCGGAGAGTACCTGTTCGCGCCGCCGCTCCTCGGTCGTCTCCTCGGTTTCCGTTCCGTCGTCGGTGAGGCGTCGTTCGGTCGCTTTCTCGCCGATGTCGTAGTCGAGTATCTCACCCGTCGCCTTGTCGATGCGGGCATTGTCCGCACTCACCTCACCCGAGACGACCGTCTCACCGAGACCGTAGGTCGCTTCCACGGATGCGACGCCCCGCTTCCCGCTGTCGGGGTCGGCGGTGAACAGGACACCCGCGGCGTCGGCGTCAGCCATCTCCTGGACGACGACCGCCATCTCCACCGCTGAATGGGAGATACCGTTCCGGGCACGGTAGGCGACGGCACGGTCGGTGAATAGGCTCGCCATACAGTCGCGAACTGCGTCGAGGACATCGTTCGTGGACACACCGAGAGATGTGTCGTGTTGGCCCGCGAAACTCGCACTCGGCAGGTCTTCGGCGGTCGCCGACGACCGCACGGCGTATGAGCTATCGGCGGTAAGCACGTCGGCGATCGACCGTTCGATCTCCTCGGAGAACTCCTGCTCACGAACGAGCGAGCGAATCTGCTCGGCCGTCGCCGTGGGGGCCTCGGTGTCGGTTTCGTCGAGCGCCTCCAACTCGGCGATGGCGTCGCGGAGTTCCGATGTGTCGATCAGCGAGCGATACGCCTCGGTTGTGACGACAAATCCCGGCGGAACCGGCAAGCCGGCCCCGACGAGTTCGCCCAAGTTCGCGCCTTTTCCGCCCGCAAGCGCGAGGTCATC
This genomic window contains:
- a CDS encoding PEP/pyruvate-binding domain-containing protein encodes the protein MTTEIPTTYTKRFGELGRDDLALAGGKGANLGELVGAGLPVPPGFVVTTEAYRSLIDTSELRDAIAELEALDETDTEAPTATAEQIRSLVREQEFSEEIERSIADVLTADSSYAVRSSATAEDLPSASFAGQHDTSLGVSTNDVLDAVRDCMASLFTDRAVAYRARNGISHSAVEMAVVVQEMADADAAGVLFTADPDSGKRGVASVEATYGLGETVVSGEVSADNARIDKATGEILDYDIGEKATERRLTDDGTETEETTEERRREQVLSDAQLRTLVDLGTRIEKLFGEPQDIEWALADGEFVILQSRPITSLVSLPEPRPDDDRLHVYLSMGHAQAMTDPMPPLALDIWETVYGGMLNDYTGGDRAWITRTEGRIYMDITPFLGFGVARDGIVESISVISESAAEGTVRLLDERREEFGGEFSVSSLPTVLRKLAGALPLVVGMTPGMVREGVLPFFRGAAGTEEYVAEFNAWAKTQEAQVLDAEGPNELVENAFAGFPAEFLFEMTPKSVRVIVGPVAGGLLERVVPGVDAALVDAAARGAEQEVGTRMTLALGDLADLARETPAVEQAILDEQPYEKIREIEGSGPFVEGFEAFLDDFGHRAAGEFDPSRPRWRDDPATPIGIIRGNLIREQKGAHRERLHERKRQAQDTIDELQANARRGLFGPVRRPLASHLIRTYRSHIHLRDEPKHAAAHLFAAWHEALQRAGEHLVAEGVLTETDDVWFLRRDELLALIDDPSGDLPDIDVRRRDHERHKRVDVPPLITSEGEIPRAEREDVGANTLVGTGVSSGIIEGTARIVHDPANANLQSGDILVCPSSDPAWTPLFATAGGIVTEVGGRLTHGALVAREYGLPAVVSVTNATELIADGQRIRVDGDTGTVNLLN